Proteins encoded within one genomic window of Candidatus Deferrimicrobium sp.:
- a CDS encoding hydrogenase maturation protease: MRVIGVGNILLCDEGIGIHVVRELSSRGETPGVEFVDGGVAGAALLNLVEGEERVVLVDAVDAPFPPGTVVRMTPNEVAASGAAAWSLHDLNLADTLGMMRLRETLPEMILLGVVPADIETYSLELSEPLAARFGEIVEKVRSEIAAFAASPRP; encoded by the coding sequence ATGCGGGTAATCGGCGTGGGGAACATCCTGCTTTGCGACGAGGGGATCGGAATCCACGTCGTGCGGGAGCTCTCCTCCCGGGGAGAAACGCCGGGCGTTGAATTCGTGGACGGCGGCGTTGCCGGCGCCGCCCTCCTCAACCTGGTCGAGGGGGAGGAGCGCGTCGTCCTCGTCGACGCCGTCGACGCTCCGTTCCCCCCGGGGACGGTCGTGCGGATGACCCCTAACGAAGTGGCCGCGAGCGGCGCGGCCGCCTGGTCCCTCCACGACCTGAACCTGGCGGACACGCTCGGGATGATGCGCCTGAGGGAGACCCTGCCGGAGATGATCCTCCTCGGCGTGGTCCCCGCCGACATCGAAACGTACAGCCTCGAGCTGTCGGAGCCGCTCGCGGCGCGGTTCGGGGAGATCGTCGAAAAGGTGCGGTCGGAGATCGCGGCGTTCGCGGCCTCCCCCCGCCCATAA